A single Carnobacterium alterfunditum DSM 5972 DNA region contains:
- a CDS encoding DUF4162 domain-containing protein — translation METLVSSDELKKMPGVLKVETTKDGLKVLDLEHPEDGKAIFGKVTKNGYITTFSQQPPTIEEIFKMKAGEPIE, via the coding sequence TTGGAAACACTAGTTTCTAGTGATGAATTAAAAAAAATGCCAGGAGTATTGAAGGTCGAAACGACAAAGGATGGTTTAAAAGTTCTTGATTTAGAACATCCTGAAGATGGAAAGGCAATTTTTGGAAAAGTGACAAAAAATGGGTATATCACTACTTTCAGTCAGCAGCCACCCACTATAGAAGAAATCTTTAAAATGAAAGCTGGTGAACCTATTGAATAA
- a CDS encoding ABC transporter permease: MNLLNKFWVIVSDVYKKNVKSFSFLTMVLSPIVMLLIIGGVVYFIDQTENDTPEIAILTTDQEVQTLLATEENQFTINKEITTKEAAEEAMKQEELDGYLEVSSENQLVTAKYVDTSSSDTLDVTVLSGLLTAIQLNRKAAEYGLTQQETKELISPANLATETIDFENGEITSKDSTAETIKMWSSYIVGIAIFIFIINYASIIGTEIASEKGTRIMEVILSSVSSTVHFFGKLSGILLVCLTQIIIYVILILIAYPFVKNMEFIQEFLQGIDLGELLSNLIGTTLIYFVLGIILYAGLAAFFGSLVTKIEDVNKAVTPLIFLAMIGFYGGLFAFASPNQLIVKVGSYIPFFTPFIMPFRVASETVSTAGIGISIIVMIVFTILFTLLSLVMYRSNVLVYSDAGMMKTMKTSWSILKNERKK; encoded by the coding sequence GTGAACCTATTGAATAAGTTTTGGGTGATCGTGAGTGATGTCTACAAAAAAAATGTTAAGTCCTTTAGTTTTTTAACAATGGTACTTTCACCTATAGTGATGCTCTTGATCATTGGTGGAGTTGTCTACTTTATCGACCAAACTGAAAATGATACGCCTGAAATTGCTATTTTAACAACTGACCAAGAAGTACAGACGCTATTAGCAACAGAAGAAAATCAATTTACCATCAATAAAGAAATTACAACTAAAGAAGCTGCAGAAGAAGCTATGAAGCAAGAAGAGTTAGATGGTTATTTAGAAGTCAGCTCTGAAAATCAACTCGTTACCGCTAAGTATGTGGATACGTCGTCCAGTGATACTTTGGATGTGACTGTTTTAAGCGGTCTTTTGACAGCTATTCAGTTAAATAGAAAAGCTGCGGAATATGGATTGACACAACAAGAAACCAAGGAATTAATATCGCCAGCTAATTTAGCAACTGAAACGATCGATTTTGAAAATGGCGAAATAACAAGCAAAGACAGTACTGCTGAGACCATCAAAATGTGGAGCTCCTATATTGTTGGGATCGCAATTTTTATTTTTATTATTAATTATGCAAGCATTATTGGGACAGAAATTGCATCTGAAAAAGGGACACGGATCATGGAAGTTATTTTATCAAGCGTTTCTTCAACTGTTCATTTTTTCGGGAAATTATCAGGTATTTTATTGGTTTGTCTGACACAAATCATTATCTATGTTATTTTGATCTTGATTGCTTATCCTTTTGTGAAAAATATGGAATTTATTCAAGAATTCTTGCAAGGCATTGATCTTGGAGAGTTGTTGAGTAATTTAATTGGCACAACACTTATTTACTTTGTATTAGGGATCATTCTGTATGCTGGATTAGCAGCCTTCTTTGGTTCACTAGTAACTAAAATCGAGGATGTCAATAAAGCTGTTACACCTTTGATTTTCTTGGCAATGATTGGATTTTATGGTGGGTTATTTGCTTTTGCTAGTCCAAATCAACTTATTGTTAAGGTTGGTTCATATATTCCTTTTTTCACACCATTCATTATGCCGTTTAGGGTAGCAAGTGAAACGGTCTCAACTGCTGGAATAGGGATTTCTATCATAGTGATGATTGTGTTCACTATACTATTTACCTTGTTATCGCTAGTTATGTACCGCTCAAATGTGCTAGTCTACTCAGATGCTGGAATGATGAAAACGATGAAAACATCTTGGAGTATTTTAAAAAATGAACGAAAAAAATAA
- a CDS encoding YslB family protein, which translates to MSRSKNEQQVDLEKFNDMPSLFGYELIRDILIPNLLGADTHEILYWAGKELARQYPLKNRQDIIHFFDKAGFGLLKLSKDQHNKQIYTLSGEIVQARLEHVQSSFNLEAGFLAEQIQMQDSLYTEALTEVNKKTKIITFIVQSDAQDRLSIEEPLTHFILDDHNDNRDEKDGLMNDELTESDEQALPSRSSRHKL; encoded by the coding sequence GTGAGTAGAAGCAAAAATGAACAACAAGTGGATCTAGAAAAATTTAATGATATGCCTTCCTTGTTTGGATACGAATTGATCAGAGATATATTGATACCCAATTTATTAGGAGCAGATACACATGAAATTTTATATTGGGCTGGCAAAGAATTGGCTAGACAATACCCACTTAAAAACAGACAAGATATTATTCATTTTTTTGATAAAGCCGGTTTTGGCCTACTAAAATTGAGTAAGGATCAACACAACAAACAGATTTATACTTTGTCCGGTGAAATTGTGCAGGCTCGTTTAGAACACGTACAGTCTAGTTTTAATTTAGAAGCTGGATTTCTAGCTGAACAAATTCAAATGCAAGATAGTTTGTATACTGAAGCTCTAACTGAAGTCAATAAGAAAACAAAAATCATTACTTTTATCGTGCAATCAGATGCACAAGACCGTTTATCAATTGAAGAACCACTGACTCATTTTATTTTGGATGATCATAATGATAATCGAGATGAAAAAGATGGTCTGATGAATGATGAACTTACTGAATCAGATGAACAAGCTTTACCTTCAAGATCTTCCAGGCATAAATTATGA
- a CDS encoding IS30 family transposase, with product MTYTHITMDELVMIEAYYHQGIPVAKIAAYLNRTRTPINNVIRFFRAGHTAFEYYLRYKKNKKQCGREKVVLPEEQHLYIKEKVAEGWTPDVIIGRKEMTIDCSVRTLYRQFKEKTFDEATLPMKGKRKPNGHQERRGRQAYKRNISERIIDYPTFKEEFGHIEGDTIVGVRHKSAVITLVEILSKAIITLKPKGRKACDIESAMNQWFQSIPKKLFKSITFDCGKEFSNWKSLCNQHDVAIYFADPGTPSQRALNENSNGLLRKDGLPKEMDFNEVDQAFVSSVAHKRNIIPRKSLNYQTPLEVFMSYMDEDILYSLI from the coding sequence ATGACCTATACCCATATTACCATGGATGAACTAGTGATGATAGAAGCTTATTACCATCAAGGTATTCCAGTTGCTAAAATAGCTGCTTACTTGAATCGTACTCGAACACCGATTAATAATGTTATCAGGTTCTTCAGAGCAGGACATACAGCTTTCGAGTATTACCTACGGTATAAGAAAAACAAGAAGCAGTGTGGACGCGAAAAAGTTGTTTTACCAGAAGAACAACATCTTTATATCAAGGAAAAAGTAGCTGAAGGCTGGACGCCTGATGTCATTATTGGCCGTAAAGAAATGACAATAGACTGTTCCGTACGAACACTTTATAGACAATTTAAAGAAAAAACATTCGATGAAGCTACCCTTCCAATGAAAGGGAAAAGAAAGCCTAACGGACATCAAGAACGTAGAGGTAGACAAGCTTATAAACGAAATATCTCTGAAAGAATAATAGATTATCCAACATTTAAAGAAGAATTTGGTCATATCGAAGGAGATACCATTGTAGGTGTCCGCCACAAAAGTGCGGTCATTACTCTAGTAGAGATTTTATCGAAAGCTATCATTACCTTAAAGCCCAAAGGGCGTAAAGCCTGCGACATTGAGAGTGCTATGAATCAATGGTTCCAATCCATACCAAAAAAATTATTCAAATCCATTACTTTTGATTGCGGTAAGGAGTTCTCCAACTGGAAATCTTTGTGCAACCAGCATGATGTCGCTATCTACTTCGCTGACCCTGGAACGCCTTCACAACGAGCTTTAAACGAGAATTCTAATGGGCTTCTTCGAAAAGATGGATTGCCAAAAGAAATGGATTTCAACGAAGTTGATCAGGCTTTCGTATCGTCTGTTGCACACAAACGGAATATAATTCCAAGAAAGTCATTAAATTACCAAACACCGCTGGAAGTTTTTATGAGTTACATGGATGAAGATATTTTGTATAGCTTAATTTGA
- the racE gene encoding glutamate racemase, translating to MKKQAIGFIDSGVGGLTVVKEAMRQLPNESIYYVGDTARCPYGPRPEEQVRQFTWEMTHFLLNKDIKMLVIACNTATAVALEDLKKKLAIPIIGVILPGSRAAIKATKNNRIGIIGTEGTVNSDKYKKMIQSKDLLTSVNSLACPKFVPLVESNEYRSSIAKKIVAETLKPIKNKKIDTLILGCTHYPLLSSIIQNVMGDSVTLIDSGAETISEVSTILDYFNLAELSENKEVSERKFFTTGSTHMFNDIASQWLGDEALDIEHIKLGTEKI from the coding sequence ATGAAAAAACAAGCGATAGGTTTTATAGATTCAGGAGTTGGTGGTTTAACTGTAGTGAAAGAGGCTATGCGACAACTTCCAAATGAATCCATTTATTATGTAGGAGATACTGCTCGTTGCCCTTATGGCCCAAGACCTGAAGAACAAGTTAGACAGTTCACTTGGGAAATGACGCATTTTTTATTGAATAAGGATATTAAAATGCTCGTAATTGCTTGCAATACTGCTACTGCAGTAGCTTTAGAAGATTTGAAAAAGAAATTAGCTATACCAATCATCGGTGTTATCTTACCCGGAAGCCGTGCTGCCATCAAGGCAACAAAAAATAATCGCATCGGAATCATTGGAACTGAAGGTACGGTAAATAGCGATAAATATAAAAAAATGATTCAATCAAAAGACCTTTTGACATCCGTGAATAGTTTAGCTTGTCCAAAATTTGTCCCTTTGGTTGAAAGTAATGAATACAGAAGTTCGATTGCTAAAAAAATTGTCGCAGAAACTTTGAAACCGATCAAAAATAAAAAAATCGATACATTAATTTTAGGCTGTACTCATTACCCTTTGTTGAGCTCTATAATCCAAAACGTGATGGGAGATTCAGTGACATTGATTGATTCAGGTGCGGAAACGATCAGTGAAGTGAGTACTATTTTAGATTACTTTAATCTTGCAGAATTAAGTGAAAACAAAGAAGTTTCCGAACGAAAATTTTTCACCACAGGATCTACCCACATGTTTAATGATATTGCCTCTCAATGGTTAGGCGATGAGGCATTAGATATTGAACATATTAAGTTAGGAACAGAAAAAATTTAA
- the rph gene encoding ribonuclease PH, with the protein MRADGRKNDENRLMTIETNYLKNPEGSVLVSFGDTKVICNATIETKVPRFLKGMKSGWVHAEYSMLPRATNTRNIREAAKGKLSGRTMEIQRLIARSLRSSIDLEALGERSITVDCDVIQADGGTRTASVTGAFVALKLAIQTLLDSGELALSPIKENVAAISVGILTDGQAVLDLNYLEDSAADVDMNLVMTSGGQFVEIQGTGEEATFSADQLSVLLEFGKKGIKELIQIQNDAFDQAVALKNEEVTIHPAVAKDEILIATNNVGKAKEFEALFAEKGFKVKTLRDFPEIPEVEETGITFKENALLKAETIAHTLNMVVLADDSGLKVDALDGAPGVFSARYAGEFKSDAANNAKLLHELTDIPKEKRTAQFHCTLALALPGKDSLVVEGEVEGSILTIPKGENGFGYDPLFFVESKGKTMAELSQEDKNTLSHRAVALEKLDEVWDEWINR; encoded by the coding sequence ATGCGTGCAGATGGTAGAAAAAATGACGAAAATCGATTGATGACAATAGAAACCAATTATTTGAAAAATCCTGAAGGATCGGTATTAGTTTCTTTCGGTGATACGAAAGTAATTTGTAATGCGACAATTGAAACTAAAGTTCCACGTTTTTTAAAGGGAATGAAAAGCGGCTGGGTCCATGCTGAATACAGTATGCTGCCTAGGGCTACTAATACGCGAAATATTCGTGAAGCAGCTAAAGGTAAACTAAGCGGCCGTACAATGGAAATCCAACGGCTGATTGCTCGTTCATTACGCTCAAGCATCGATTTAGAAGCGTTAGGAGAACGTTCTATCACGGTAGATTGTGACGTGATCCAAGCAGACGGTGGAACGCGTACTGCTAGTGTGACAGGCGCATTTGTAGCTTTGAAATTAGCTATTCAAACATTGTTAGATAGTGGTGAATTGGCACTTAGTCCTATAAAAGAAAATGTAGCCGCTATAAGCGTAGGAATTTTAACGGATGGACAAGCTGTGTTAGATTTAAATTATTTAGAAGATAGTGCAGCAGATGTGGATATGAATTTAGTTATGACTTCTGGCGGACAATTTGTTGAAATTCAAGGTACAGGTGAAGAAGCTACCTTTTCTGCCGATCAACTTTCAGTATTATTAGAATTTGGGAAAAAAGGAATCAAAGAATTGATACAAATACAAAATGACGCTTTTGATCAAGCGGTCGCTTTAAAAAATGAAGAAGTAACGATTCATCCGGCGGTTGCCAAAGATGAAATTTTAATTGCGACAAATAATGTTGGCAAAGCAAAAGAATTCGAAGCGTTGTTTGCTGAAAAAGGATTCAAGGTGAAAACATTGCGTGATTTCCCAGAGATTCCTGAAGTTGAGGAAACAGGAATTACATTTAAAGAAAATGCACTATTAAAAGCAGAAACGATTGCCCATACACTCAATATGGTAGTGCTAGCTGATGATTCAGGATTGAAAGTTGATGCACTAGATGGTGCACCAGGAGTGTTTTCTGCTCGTTATGCTGGGGAATTTAAAAGTGATGCCGCGAATAATGCAAAATTATTGCATGAATTAACAGATATACCCAAAGAAAAGCGGACTGCTCAATTTCATTGTACTCTTGCACTTGCTTTGCCAGGGAAAGACAGCTTGGTTGTTGAAGGCGAAGTAGAAGGATCCATCTTGACCATTCCTAAAGGGGAAAATGGTTTTGGCTATGATCCGTTATTTTTTGTTGAAAGTAAAGGCAAAACAATGGCCGAGTTGTCTCAAGAAGATAAAAATACTTTAAGTCATCGTGCAGTAGCATTAGAAAAATTAGATGAAGTATGGGATGAATGGATAAACCGTTAA
- a CDS encoding metallophosphoesterase → MKVLVISDSHGDREILVELVERYKDKVDQIFHCGDSELEATDPIWDSVMAVRGNMDFTDEYKLTQIADVKNERIFMAHGHRFNVNHGMQELVYAAQAENADYAFFGHTHQAKSEKINNIVVLNPGSISEPRGHYQVPTYAIVESDEHQIAVTYYNRAHKSMDELNSHFSKNK, encoded by the coding sequence ATGAAAGTATTAGTTATAAGCGATAGTCATGGGGATCGGGAGATTTTAGTTGAACTCGTTGAACGCTATAAGGATAAAGTGGATCAAATCTTTCATTGCGGTGATTCCGAATTGGAAGCAACAGATCCAATTTGGGATTCAGTGATGGCAGTTAGAGGGAATATGGATTTTACTGATGAGTATAAGTTGACACAAATCGCTGATGTAAAAAATGAACGCATATTTATGGCTCATGGGCATCGATTTAATGTTAATCATGGCATGCAAGAGTTAGTTTATGCAGCCCAAGCAGAAAATGCAGATTATGCATTTTTTGGGCATACTCATCAAGCTAAATCTGAAAAAATAAACAATATAGTAGTATTGAATCCTGGCAGTATTTCAGAGCCGAGGGGTCACTATCAAGTTCCAACTTACGCCATTGTCGAGAGCGATGAGCACCAAATAGCGGTTACTTATTACAATAGAGCACATAAATCCATGGATGAGTTAAACAGTCATTTTTCTAAAAATAAGTAA
- the cbpB gene encoding cyclic-di-AMP-binding protein CbpB has translation MIGKEIGKMLLENKENLLIPADRVAHVQMNNRLNHALLVLTKIGYSVIPVLDNNYKIRGLISMPMIIEAITGLEDINFDKLGDIVVSDVMNTDFAVVNDPYDLEEVLHLLVNHAFICVASDDGSFIGIITRSEILKGTNRIAHEFENKYDVIRKTEHLH, from the coding sequence ATGATTGGGAAAGAAATTGGTAAGATGTTACTGGAAAATAAAGAGAATCTTTTGATTCCAGCTGACAGAGTAGCCCATGTTCAAATGAATAATCGATTGAATCATGCATTATTAGTTCTTACAAAAATAGGGTATTCAGTTATTCCGGTTCTAGATAATAATTATAAAATTAGAGGCCTTATTTCTATGCCCATGATTATTGAAGCGATAACAGGATTAGAAGATATCAACTTTGATAAATTAGGTGATATAGTGGTTTCAGATGTGATGAACACTGATTTTGCTGTGGTAAACGACCCTTATGATCTAGAAGAAGTTCTTCATTTATTAGTGAATCATGCATTTATATGTGTAGCAAGTGACGATGGCAGTTTTATTGGGATCATCACGAGAAGTGAAATCTTAAAAGGAACGAATCGAATTGCCCACGAGTTTGAAAATAAATATGATGTGATCCGAAAAACAGAACATTTGCATTGA
- the dapD gene encoding 2,3,4,5-tetrahydropyridine-2,6-dicarboxylate N-acetyltransferase encodes MNANEIIEFIAKSEKKTPVKVYLKGKLDQLNFPETIKNFTTDEVGTIFGEWSVIEPFLEENKEWIEDKVIENDRRNSAIPLVDMKKFKARIEPGAFIRDQVEIGDSAVIMMGAVINIGAIIGEKTMIDMGAVLGGRAIVGKNCHIGAGTVLAGVVEPASAQPVIVEDNVLIGANAVVLEGVRIGEGAIVAAGAIVIQDVEPYTVVAGTPAKKIKNVDEKTKSKTGLIDALREL; translated from the coding sequence ATGAATGCTAATGAAATTATTGAATTTATAGCTAAAAGTGAAAAAAAAACACCAGTAAAAGTTTATTTAAAGGGTAAATTAGATCAACTAAATTTTCCTGAAACCATCAAAAATTTCACAACTGATGAAGTAGGCACTATTTTTGGTGAATGGAGTGTGATCGAACCTTTCTTAGAAGAGAATAAGGAATGGATCGAAGATAAAGTAATTGAGAATGATCGCCGTAATTCTGCTATTCCATTAGTAGATATGAAAAAATTTAAAGCCCGAATTGAGCCAGGTGCTTTTATACGGGATCAAGTCGAAATAGGTGATTCAGCCGTGATCATGATGGGCGCTGTAATTAATATTGGTGCAATCATCGGTGAAAAAACAATGATCGATATGGGTGCTGTATTAGGCGGGAGAGCAATAGTTGGGAAAAACTGTCATATAGGTGCAGGCACAGTATTAGCAGGTGTAGTCGAACCTGCTAGTGCTCAACCCGTTATTGTAGAAGATAATGTTTTGATCGGAGCTAATGCAGTTGTATTAGAGGGTGTTCGAATTGGAGAAGGTGCCATTGTTGCAGCAGGTGCTATTGTTATCCAAGATGTTGAACCTTATACCGTTGTAGCTGGAACACCGGCAAAAAAGATCAAAAACGTTGACGAAAAAACAAAAAGTAAAACAGGTTTAATTGACGCTTTACGCGAACTATAA
- a CDS encoding N-acetyldiaminopimelate deacetylase — translation MTQENPFIQMRRELHLIPEIGLEEYKTHDYLMSKIKELPQENLKIKTWETAIVVRVKGSVGEKTIGWRTDIDGLPVIEETDLPFRSTHEGRMHACGHDVHMSIALGLLTYFSSHQTVDDLVFIFQPAEENVSGAKIIYDSGFLNDYMPDEIYALHVKPDLPVGTLGTKVGTLFAGTCAINVEFRGTGGHAAYPHESNDMIVAASQFINQIQTIISRSVNPMEGTVITLGTMHAGTAGNIISGYASLTGTIRTLTSEMSKLTQQRVRDIVKGIELSYNCKIYLDLDQGGYYPVVNNEVETLAFIDYMTKKKGIEYKDMETEMTGEDFGYYLDKIPGTMFWLGVDCPYGLHHPKMTPNEKAIPFAIEHVGDFLEKKANKLL, via the coding sequence ATGACACAAGAGAACCCTTTTATCCAAATGCGAAGAGAATTGCATTTGATTCCTGAAATTGGTTTAGAAGAGTACAAAACGCATGATTATCTAATGTCTAAAATCAAAGAGTTGCCACAGGAAAATTTAAAGATAAAAACATGGGAAACAGCTATTGTAGTCCGTGTAAAAGGCAGTGTTGGGGAAAAAACGATTGGTTGGAGAACCGATATAGATGGTTTGCCAGTAATAGAAGAAACAGACTTACCTTTTCGATCTACTCACGAGGGAAGAATGCATGCTTGTGGTCATGATGTACACATGTCGATTGCATTAGGATTATTAACGTATTTTAGTTCTCATCAAACAGTAGATGATTTAGTGTTTATTTTTCAACCAGCTGAAGAGAATGTGAGCGGAGCAAAAATCATTTATGATAGTGGTTTTTTAAATGATTATATGCCAGACGAAATTTATGCACTGCATGTGAAACCGGATTTACCAGTTGGAACTTTAGGAACAAAAGTAGGAACGTTATTTGCTGGCACATGTGCGATCAATGTAGAATTTCGCGGTACAGGCGGACACGCTGCATACCCGCATGAATCGAATGATATGATAGTAGCTGCAAGTCAATTTATCAATCAAATTCAAACGATCATTAGTCGAAGTGTTAACCCAATGGAAGGCACAGTGATTACTTTAGGAACAATGCATGCTGGAACAGCTGGAAATATTATTAGTGGATATGCTAGCCTTACTGGGACTATAAGAACATTAACCTCTGAGATGAGTAAGTTGACCCAACAAAGAGTAAGAGATATTGTTAAAGGGATCGAGTTGTCTTATAATTGCAAAATTTATTTAGATTTAGACCAAGGTGGTTATTACCCTGTAGTCAACAACGAAGTAGAAACGCTAGCCTTTATTGATTATATGACAAAAAAAAAAGGTATCGAATACAAAGATATGGAAACAGAAATGACAGGTGAAGATTTTGGCTATTATTTAGACAAAATTCCTGGCACGATGTTTTGGTTAGGTGTCGATTGTCCTTATGGTTTGCATCACCCTAAAATGACACCAAATGAAAAAGCTATTCCCTTTGCTATTGAACATGTAGGTGATTTTTTAGAAAAAAAAGCTAACAAACTATTGTAA